A single genomic interval of Argopecten irradians isolate NY chromosome 8, Ai_NY, whole genome shotgun sequence harbors:
- the LOC138329182 gene encoding CCR4-NOT transcription complex subunit 4-like isoform X2 produces MAGEEQIECPLCMEPLEIDDINFFPCTCGYQICRFCWHRIRTDENGLCPACRKQYPEDPAVFRPLTDDELQRIKKERKQKDLQRKQKAAENRKHLANVRVVQRNLVFVVGLSKKLAEPEVLKKHEYFGKFGKIHKVVINQSTSYAGAQGPSASAYVTYHRSDDALRAILAVNNVHVDGRTLKASLGTTKYCSHFLRGAQCPKQDCMYLHELGEEAASFTKEEMQVGKHQEYEQKLLESFMNSQNTANNHVTGTNSKTIPTRKKATSPIPVSQTPPSGTPPQQPVSTSEQIQQQQTPPNNTPPQNSQPIPNTANKDAWPSLQTGRSEQRLTNGNRPNPQKPDTQTVSNHNRAPGHHKARTKTESDIENNALHNAIDKPTDTSVKSDMPTVSSPQSTPSVGTGSPVSLPPGLSTSTHSKAPLGAQLSARLMANPGLKPILFDNPAQSLSLFSNGNGFHGKRFQKLPVPTAPAEVPEPVSTPEIAESIQVTSCTDWQAAFGFGPKTRDLPDDDLGFDPWDESSKGLADLLEKENGISQTHRPNYSDQNNRSNHQPQSLPPGFSLSQLQQQQQQQMHHPAFLRPDIGNNGMLGFIQPNMPPPNSYHSMFDEGKEQNHVNAQRDVFNTKDWQDGLRALLPNINISFGAAQQANNPMSTHTSLHSQQQQKSSVLSSDSPPHWLKSIHQLTDIEGSHTNSQNHRLPFVQQFPIRNTGWPTQTQTPPPGFQSSIRPPTHPTEPHKISEGLQ; encoded by the exons ATGGCTGGTGAAGAacaaatagag TGTCCACTATGTATGGAACCGTTAGAAATTGACGATATCAATTTCTTTCCTTGCACATGTGGGTACCAG ATTTGCAGATTCTGTTGGCATAGAATCAGAACAGATGAAAATGGGCTGTGTCCGGCTTGTAGAAAG CAATATCCAGAGGATCCAGCAGTGTTCAGACCCCTCACGGATGATGA ACTACAAAGAATcaaaaaggaaagaaaacagAAAGACTTACAGAGGAAACAGAAAGCAGCagaaaacagaaaacatttagCAAATGTCAG AGTTGTTCAGAGAAATCTGGTATTTGTTGTTGGTCTTTCCAAAAAATTAGCAGAGCCAGAAGTGTTAAAAAAGCATGAATATTTTGGAAAATTTGGGAAAATTCATAAGGTCGTCATCAATCAAAGTACTTCCTATGCAGGGGCACAG GGTCCAAGTGCTAGTGCTTATGTAACATACCATCGTTCTGATGATGCTCTTCGTGCTATATTGGCTGTTAACAATGTACATGTCGATGGAAGAACATTGAAGGCTTCATTGGGTACAACTAAATACTGTAGTCATTTTCTTAGGGGTGCACAATGCCCTAAGCAG GATTGCATGTATTTACATGAACTTGGTGAAGAAGCAGCAAGCTTTACTAAAGAAGAAATGCAAGTTGG caAACATCAAGAGTATGAACAAAAACTGCTTGAATCGTTCATGAACTCCCAAAATACTGCAAACAATCACGTCACAGGAACAAACAGTAAAACTATACCAACAAG aaaaaaggcGACGTCGCCTATCCCGGTTAGTCAGACGCCACCATCAGGGACGCCTCCACAACAACCAGTTTCGACGTCAGAACAGATCCAACAGCAACAGACACCTCCTAACAACACACCGCCACAGAACTCACAACCTATCCCAAACACAGCCAACAAAGACGCATGGCCGTCACTACAGACGGGGCGGTCAGAACAACGTCTAACAAATGGTAACAGACCTAACCCACAGAAACCTGACACACAGACAGTATCCAACCATAACAGAGCCCCAGGCCATCACAAAGCTCGCACAAAGACAGAGTCCGACATAGAAAACAA TGCCCTACACAATGCAATAGACAAACCAACAGACACCTCAGTGAAGTCAGATATGCCAACAGTATCTTCCCCACAGAGTACACCGTCCGTGGGAACAGGGTCCCCCGTGTCTCTACCCCCAGGGCTATCAACATCAACCCACAGTAAAGCTCCATTAGGGGCACAACTGTCCGCCAGACTGATGGCTAACCCGGGCCTCAAGCCTATACTATTTGACAACCCAGCCCAAAGTCTTTCATTATTCAGTAATGGCAATGGCTTTCATGGCAAACGATTCCAAAAATTACCTGTGCCTACAGCACCAGCAG AAGTTCCAGAGCCAGTTTCAACCCCAGAAATTGCAGAGTCAATCCAAGTCACAAGCTGTACCGATTGGCAAGCTGCGTTTGGGTTTGGGCCAAAAACCAGAGACTTGCCAGATGATGATTTAG GTTTTGATCCTTGGGATGAGTCATCTAAAGGTTTGGCAGACTTATTAGAGAAGGAAAATGGTATCAGCCAAACTCACAGACCAAACTATTCAGATCAAAATAACCGCTCTAACCACCAACCCCAAAGTTTGCCACCAGGCTTTTCATTAAGTCAGCTacagcaacaacaacagcaacagATGCACCATCCCGCATTTCTAAGACCTG aTATAGGAAACAATGGAATGCTAGGTTTTATACAGCCAAATATGCCTCCGCCTAACTCCTACCACAGTATGTTTGATGAAGGGAAAGAACAAAATCATGTTAATGCTCAG CGAGATGTGTTCAACACAAAAGATTGGCAAGATGGTCTGCGAGCATTATTGccaaatataaatattagtttTGGTGCAGCACAGCAAGCAAATAACCCAATGTCTACACACACTTCCTTACATAGTCAACAGCAACAAAAAA GCTCAGTGTTATCGTCAGACAGTCCGCCACATTGGCTGAAGTCTATCCACCAGCTTACAGATATAGAAGGAAGTCACACAAACAGCCAAAACCACAGACTACCTTTCGTGCAACAGTTCCCAATCAGAA
- the LOC138329182 gene encoding CCR4-NOT transcription complex subunit 4-like isoform X1, which yields MAGEEQIECPLCMEPLEIDDINFFPCTCGYQICRFCWHRIRTDENGLCPACRKQYPEDPAVFRPLTDDEHALIECSQYRLQRIKKERKQKDLQRKQKAAENRKHLANVRVVQRNLVFVVGLSKKLAEPEVLKKHEYFGKFGKIHKVVINQSTSYAGAQGPSASAYVTYHRSDDALRAILAVNNVHVDGRTLKASLGTTKYCSHFLRGAQCPKQDCMYLHELGEEAASFTKEEMQVGKHQEYEQKLLESFMNSQNTANNHVTGTNSKTIPTRKKATSPIPVSQTPPSGTPPQQPVSTSEQIQQQQTPPNNTPPQNSQPIPNTANKDAWPSLQTGRSEQRLTNGNRPNPQKPDTQTVSNHNRAPGHHKARTKTESDIENNALHNAIDKPTDTSVKSDMPTVSSPQSTPSVGTGSPVSLPPGLSTSTHSKAPLGAQLSARLMANPGLKPILFDNPAQSLSLFSNGNGFHGKRFQKLPVPTAPAEVPEPVSTPEIAESIQVTSCTDWQAAFGFGPKTRDLPDDDLGFDPWDESSKGLADLLEKENGISQTHRPNYSDQNNRSNHQPQSLPPGFSLSQLQQQQQQQMHHPAFLRPDIGNNGMLGFIQPNMPPPNSYHSMFDEGKEQNHVNAQRDVFNTKDWQDGLRALLPNINISFGAAQQANNPMSTHTSLHSQQQQKSSVLSSDSPPHWLKSIHQLTDIEGSHTNSQNHRLPFVQQFPIRNTGWPTQTQTPPPGFQSSIRPPTHPTEPHKISEGLQ from the exons ATGGCTGGTGAAGAacaaatagag TGTCCACTATGTATGGAACCGTTAGAAATTGACGATATCAATTTCTTTCCTTGCACATGTGGGTACCAG ATTTGCAGATTCTGTTGGCATAGAATCAGAACAGATGAAAATGGGCTGTGTCCGGCTTGTAGAAAG CAATATCCAGAGGATCCAGCAGTGTTCAGACCCCTCACGGATGATGA GCATGCTCTCATAGAATGTTCTCAATATAGACTACAAAGAATcaaaaaggaaagaaaacagAAAGACTTACAGAGGAAACAGAAAGCAGCagaaaacagaaaacatttagCAAATGTCAG AGTTGTTCAGAGAAATCTGGTATTTGTTGTTGGTCTTTCCAAAAAATTAGCAGAGCCAGAAGTGTTAAAAAAGCATGAATATTTTGGAAAATTTGGGAAAATTCATAAGGTCGTCATCAATCAAAGTACTTCCTATGCAGGGGCACAG GGTCCAAGTGCTAGTGCTTATGTAACATACCATCGTTCTGATGATGCTCTTCGTGCTATATTGGCTGTTAACAATGTACATGTCGATGGAAGAACATTGAAGGCTTCATTGGGTACAACTAAATACTGTAGTCATTTTCTTAGGGGTGCACAATGCCCTAAGCAG GATTGCATGTATTTACATGAACTTGGTGAAGAAGCAGCAAGCTTTACTAAAGAAGAAATGCAAGTTGG caAACATCAAGAGTATGAACAAAAACTGCTTGAATCGTTCATGAACTCCCAAAATACTGCAAACAATCACGTCACAGGAACAAACAGTAAAACTATACCAACAAG aaaaaaggcGACGTCGCCTATCCCGGTTAGTCAGACGCCACCATCAGGGACGCCTCCACAACAACCAGTTTCGACGTCAGAACAGATCCAACAGCAACAGACACCTCCTAACAACACACCGCCACAGAACTCACAACCTATCCCAAACACAGCCAACAAAGACGCATGGCCGTCACTACAGACGGGGCGGTCAGAACAACGTCTAACAAATGGTAACAGACCTAACCCACAGAAACCTGACACACAGACAGTATCCAACCATAACAGAGCCCCAGGCCATCACAAAGCTCGCACAAAGACAGAGTCCGACATAGAAAACAA TGCCCTACACAATGCAATAGACAAACCAACAGACACCTCAGTGAAGTCAGATATGCCAACAGTATCTTCCCCACAGAGTACACCGTCCGTGGGAACAGGGTCCCCCGTGTCTCTACCCCCAGGGCTATCAACATCAACCCACAGTAAAGCTCCATTAGGGGCACAACTGTCCGCCAGACTGATGGCTAACCCGGGCCTCAAGCCTATACTATTTGACAACCCAGCCCAAAGTCTTTCATTATTCAGTAATGGCAATGGCTTTCATGGCAAACGATTCCAAAAATTACCTGTGCCTACAGCACCAGCAG AAGTTCCAGAGCCAGTTTCAACCCCAGAAATTGCAGAGTCAATCCAAGTCACAAGCTGTACCGATTGGCAAGCTGCGTTTGGGTTTGGGCCAAAAACCAGAGACTTGCCAGATGATGATTTAG GTTTTGATCCTTGGGATGAGTCATCTAAAGGTTTGGCAGACTTATTAGAGAAGGAAAATGGTATCAGCCAAACTCACAGACCAAACTATTCAGATCAAAATAACCGCTCTAACCACCAACCCCAAAGTTTGCCACCAGGCTTTTCATTAAGTCAGCTacagcaacaacaacagcaacagATGCACCATCCCGCATTTCTAAGACCTG aTATAGGAAACAATGGAATGCTAGGTTTTATACAGCCAAATATGCCTCCGCCTAACTCCTACCACAGTATGTTTGATGAAGGGAAAGAACAAAATCATGTTAATGCTCAG CGAGATGTGTTCAACACAAAAGATTGGCAAGATGGTCTGCGAGCATTATTGccaaatataaatattagtttTGGTGCAGCACAGCAAGCAAATAACCCAATGTCTACACACACTTCCTTACATAGTCAACAGCAACAAAAAA GCTCAGTGTTATCGTCAGACAGTCCGCCACATTGGCTGAAGTCTATCCACCAGCTTACAGATATAGAAGGAAGTCACACAAACAGCCAAAACCACAGACTACCTTTCGTGCAACAGTTCCCAATCAGAA